A DNA window from Streptococcus parapneumoniae contains the following coding sequences:
- a CDS encoding DUF2812 domain-containing protein: protein MNSKVQFRIFTIVDLDKEEEYLHEMHLKGWRYRTSRFGLFYFDQCQPDDVIYCIYDSRFLKKYKHELQDFRNRGWELIERGFCSILRKSSSNLLPEDQVYMSKGLRWEVMRYRFRSCTVAFSGGLVVCMSLFREELSQSFFVIFALYSFMISYLIHSFFRLKRKYQVDGR, encoded by the coding sequence AGCAAAGTACAATTTCGGATTTTCACCATTGTTGATTTGGACAAGGAAGAAGAATATTTACATGAGATGCATTTGAAGGGTTGGAGATATAGAACGAGTCGTTTTGGTTTGTTCTATTTTGACCAATGTCAACCAGACGATGTCATCTACTGTATCTATGATTCTAGATTTCTTAAAAAATATAAGCATGAACTGCAAGATTTTAGAAATAGAGGTTGGGAATTGATAGAAAGAGGTTTTTGTTCGATTCTTCGTAAATCGTCTTCTAATTTACTTCCAGAGGATCAAGTCTATATGAGTAAGGGGCTCAGATGGGAAGTTATGCGATATAGATTTCGTTCATGTACAGTTGCTTTCTCAGGCGGTCTTGTTGTTTGTATGAGTTTGTTTCGAGAAGAACTGTCGCAATCTTTCTTTGTCATTTTTGCTCTATATTCCTTTATGATTTCTTATCTAATCCATAGTTTTTTCAGACTTAAAAGGAAATACCAAGTAGATGGGAGGTAG